In Mobula hypostoma chromosome 10, sMobHyp1.1, whole genome shotgun sequence, a single genomic region encodes these proteins:
- the LOC134352521 gene encoding uncharacterized protein LOC134352521, which produces MLSDQLGGPLGGPRVLSGRTDFEASEMMHLEDWEWSEGSETGRGWRALLSEDRKWLAGAALGGLEWLEGAALEGPGVVGGRCSRRTGSGWRVLLSEDWSGWRALLSKDREWSEGAALGGPEWLEGAAFGGPEWLEGAASEDRSGWRALLRTGVVGGRCSRRTGSGRRALLSEDRSGWRALLSEDREWSEGAALGGPEWLEGAALGGPEWLEGAAEDRSGWRALLSEDREWSEGAALGGPEWLEGAALGGPGVVGGRCSRRTGVVGGRCSRRTGSGRRALLSEDRSGWRALLSEDRSGWRALLRTGVVGGRCSRRTGSGRRALLSEDRSGWRALLSEDREWSEGAALGGPEWSEGAALGGPEWLEGAALGGPGVVGGRCSRRTGVVGGRCSRRTGVVGGRCSRRTGSGRRALLSEDRSGWRVQRLEDWGSRR; this is translated from the exons atgctgtctgaccagctggGAGGGCCGCTCGGTGGTCCGAGAGTGCTGTCGGGGCGCACTGATTTCGAAGCATCGGAAATGATGCACTTGGAGGACTGGGAGTGGTCAGAGGGCTCGGA GACCGGGCGTGGCTGGAGGGCGCTGCTCTCGGAGGACCGGAAGTGGTTGGCGGGTGCTGCTCTCGGAGGACTGGAGTGGTTGGAGGGCGCTGCTCTCGAAGGACCGGGAGTGGTCGGAGGGCGCTGCTCTCGGAGGACCGGAAGTGGTTGGCGGGTGCTGCTCTCGGAGGACTGGAGTGGTTGGAGGGCGCTGCTCTCGAAGGACCGGGAGTGGTCGGAGGGCGCTGCTCTCGGAGGACCGGAGTGGTTGGAGGGCGCTGCTTTCGGAGGACCGGAGTGGTTGGAGGGCGCTGCCTCGGAGGACCGGAGTGGTTGGAGGGCGCTGCTGAGGACCGGAGTGGTTGGAGGGCGCTGCTCTCGGAGGACCGGGAGTGGTCGGAGGGCGCTGCTCTCGGAGGACCGGAGTGGTTGGAGGGCGCTGCTCTCGGAGGACCGGGAGTGGTCGGAGGGCGCTGCTCTCGGAGGACCGGAGTGGTTGGAGGGCGCTGCTCTCGGAGGACCGGAGTGGTTGGAGGGCGCTGCTGAGGACCGGAGTGGTTGGAGGGCGCTGCTCTCGGAGGACCGGGAGTGGTCGGAGGGCGCTGCTCTCGGAGGACCGGAGTGGTTGGAGGGCGCTGCTCTCGGAGGACCGGGAGTGGTCGGAGGGCGCTGCTCTCGGAGGACCGGAGTGGTTGGAGGGCGCTGCTCTCGGAGGACCGGGAGTGGTCGGAGGGCGCTGCTCTCGGAGGACCGGAGTGGTTGGAGGGCGCTGCTCTCGGAGGACCGGAGTGGTTGGAGGGCGCTGCTGAGGACCGGAGTGGTTGGAGGGCGCTGCTCTCGGAGGACCGGGAGTGGTCGGAGGGCGCTGCTCTCGGAGGACCGGAGTGGTTGGAGGGCGCTGCTCTCGGAGGACCGGGAGTGGTCGGAGGGCGCTGCTCTCGGAGGACCGGAGTGGTCGGAGGGCGCTGCTCTCGGAGGACCGGAGTGGTTGGAGGGCGCTGCTCTCGGAGGACCGGGAGTGGTCGGAGGGCGCTGCTCTCGGAGGACCGGAGTGGTCGGAGGGCGCTGCTCTCGGAGGACCGGAGTGGTTGGAGGGCGCTGCTCTCGGAGGACCGGGAGTGGTCGGAGGGCGCTGCTCTCGGAGGACCGGAGTGGTTGGAGGGTACAGCGCTTGGAGGACTGGGGGAGCCGGCGTTGA